From Sporosarcina sp. FSL W7-1349, a single genomic window includes:
- a CDS encoding DUF1002 domain-containing protein produces MRRFITTLAALLLAVGVLFPQSTKAEKAIDEKLGVPIVVYGANLSETEKETMKKSLGVDQETEVEEITVDGNDLVKYIKNGNSKARMYSSAKITRQEEGKGLVISIVTEENITEVTPEMYANAMLTAGIEDAIVEVASPKKVSGHSALVGIYKAYEVTGETLDTERTDVANDELNLATKFAKDSGIDQEKVTTLLTEIKKQIAEQNPATKEDVERIVKEQLSKLNIELNEADRQLLIDLMDRIRNLDIDFSKFSDQLNDMATTIKDKFGEIDPGFWEKVKQFFADLFESIKSWFN; encoded by the coding sequence ATGAGACGGTTCATCACGACACTAGCGGCCCTTTTGCTGGCGGTTGGAGTGCTGTTCCCACAAAGCACCAAAGCTGAAAAGGCGATCGATGAAAAACTTGGTGTCCCCATTGTAGTGTATGGCGCCAACTTATCAGAAACTGAAAAAGAGACGATGAAGAAAAGCTTGGGAGTTGACCAAGAGACCGAAGTCGAAGAAATCACGGTCGACGGCAATGACCTAGTCAAATATATTAAGAACGGCAATAGCAAGGCGAGAATGTATTCATCTGCCAAAATCACCCGACAGGAAGAAGGGAAAGGGCTCGTCATTTCTATCGTCACAGAAGAGAATATTACAGAAGTGACACCCGAGATGTATGCAAATGCCATGTTGACGGCAGGAATCGAGGACGCAATCGTCGAAGTGGCATCCCCGAAAAAAGTATCGGGACACTCCGCGCTTGTCGGCATTTACAAAGCATATGAAGTGACGGGGGAAACACTTGACACGGAACGTACCGATGTGGCGAATGATGAGTTGAATCTGGCAACAAAATTTGCAAAGGATTCCGGCATAGACCAGGAGAAAGTAACAACCCTCCTGACGGAAATTAAAAAGCAGATCGCTGAACAAAATCCGGCGACGAAGGAAGATGTCGAACGGATTGTCAAGGAACAATTGTCTAAACTCAATATCGAGTTGAATGAGGCTGACCGCCAATTGCTCATCGATTTGATGGACAGGATCCGGAATTTGGACATCGATTTCTCCAAGTTTTCCGACCAGCTGAATGATATGGCTACGACAATAAAAGACAAATTCGGTGAAATCGATCCCGGTTTCTGGGAAAAAGTGAAACAATTTTTCGCGGACCTGTTCGAATCGATTAAATCTTGGTTCAATTGA